From Drosophila nasuta strain 15112-1781.00 chromosome X, ASM2355853v1, whole genome shotgun sequence, one genomic window encodes:
- the LOC132795831 gene encoding peptidoglycan-recognition protein SA, which translates to MLRLSTLLLLLAIVAIVFLSGVSARGRKKATKPECPEIKLKRQWGGKLALGLNYQVRPIRNVIIHHTVTSECSTFPQCAEILQNMQHYHQTQLDYYDVAYNFLIGNDGVVYEGTGWGVRGAHTYGYNTNGTGIAFIGNFVDKLPTEAALTACKKLLACGVTEGELSEDYGLIGASQVISTQSPGLTLYNEIQEWPHWLPRP; encoded by the exons ATGCTGCGCTTATCCAcgttgctcctcctcctcgccATCGTCGCCATTGTCTTTCTGTCTGGCGTTTCAGCGCGTGGCCGCAAGAAGGCGACGAAACCCGAGTGCCCAGAGATCAAGCTGAAGCGTCAATGGGGCGGAAAGTTGGCCTTGGGACTGAACTATCAGGTACGTCCCATTCGGAATGTGATCATCCATCATACGGTGACGAGCGAGTGCTCGACGTTCCCGCAGTGCGCTGAGATCCTGCAGAACATGCAGCACTACCACCAGACGCAGCTGGACTACTATGATGTGGCCTACAA TTTTCTCATTGGCAACGATGGCGTCGTCTATGAGGGCACCGGCTGGGGAGTGCGGGGCGCTCACACTTATGGCTATAATACGAATGGCACTGGCATCGCCTTCATTGGCAACTTTGTGGATAAATTGCCCACGGAAGCAGCGTTGACCGCATGCAAAAAGCTTTTGGCTTGCGGCGTCACCGAGGGCGAATTGTCGGAGGATTATGGTCTGATTGGAGCCTCGCAGGTGATTAGCACACAGAGTCCGGGTCTGACGCTCTACAACGAGATACAGGAGTGGCCGCATTGGTTGCCCCGTCCCTAA